The Primulina huaijiensis isolate GDHJ02 chromosome 12, ASM1229523v2, whole genome shotgun sequence genome has a window encoding:
- the LOC140990297 gene encoding uncharacterized protein, whose protein sequence is MNQGVQKNTLYVGGLAEEVNESILHAAFIPFGDIKDVKTPLDLATQKHRSFGFVTFLEREDAAAAMDNMDGAELYGRVLTVNYALPEKIKGGEQGWAAQPIWADADTWFERQQQEQEMLRLQEEQRAAMKEAEELHRKKMTEERDGEKDEADPMAKAEAEVLKQNAAASS, encoded by the exons ATGAATCAGGGAGTGCAGAAGAACACACTATACGTGGGCGGTTTAGCGGAGGAAGTGAACGAGAGCATACTCCACGCGGCGTTCATACCGTTCGGCGACATTAAGGATGTGAAGACCCCGCTGGACCTGGCCACACAGAAGCACCGCTCCTTCGGATTCGTTACCTTTCTGGAGAGAGAAGACGCCGCCGCAGCCATGGACAACATGGACGGCGCCGAGTTGTACGGACGCGTGTTAACTGTTAATTACGCTCTTCCGGAGAAAATCAAGGGTGGCGAACAAGGATGGGCAGCTCAACCCA TTTGGGCGGATGCTGACACATGGTTCGAGAGACAGCAACAAGAACAGGAAATGCTGCGGCTTCAAGAGGAGCAGCGAGCCGCAATGAAGGAAGCTGAAGAGTTGCACAGGAAGAAAATGACTGAGGAACGAGATGGCGAAAAAGACGAGGCGGATCCAATGGCAAAAGCTGAAGCTGAGGTTTTGAAACAGAACGCTGCTGCGTCGAGTTAA